ATAAATGGTGTTTATGATAAATTTAATCTATCAAATATTTTAACAAATCAAAATACACGAGAAAATATTGCTAAAAATGTAGATAACATACTAGCAGTTGAAAACCTGCTTGACACATATTGGGAATTTTATGGTTATGGTGATATTTTGAGAAAGTCAGTTCCATTTGTAAAACAAATCGAGCAAACACCGACCTGCAATGCAAATGTACCAAGTACATTTGCATCTTTTGCTAAAAATATAGGGGAATTGATGCATGACTATAAAAATAAAATAGCAATTTATTACCGTTTCTTAAAGGGCAAACAAGGTTTATACAATAAGGATATAGAACCAATAATGAAAAATCTATATGAAAAAATTCATATAATTAATAATGACGCTATACATAGAATTAATTTAAGAACTAAGCAACTTATAGTTCATATTCAAGATGTATTGAATATGACAAGAGAGGCTATTAAAAATAGTGCTAGTGAGAAGTTAGCGAAAAGAAGTGAGATATTAAAATATTACAAAGAACAACTTGAGCAATGCGATTTTAAAAATGATGGATTTCGTAATATACAAAAATGGGCAATATATTTTGAGGCTGAAACGATGGGTGAGGTTAAGATACAGTCGTATAATCTTAATGAATTATTGTTTGAAGGTGAGAGTTTGCTTAAAGAAGTTACTAAGCAGCTATCTGAAGTTACTACAGAGCTATCTAAACCATAATAATTTATTATCCTAAAACACCATTATCCCCACACCACTTAATATCGCCCCCAGTGAAATATAGCCTAGCCATAAATGAGTTTTAGCGATGGACTTTTGGTCATTATAGCCGAGATGATTGCGGGCTTTAAAGCCTTCGTTGATAAATCGATGTATTTAGAATAAATTAAAATGGTTAGGCTTACATTTAAGCGGTTAATTAAATGGCTAATAGATAGACAGATGACTACAGATATTATAGTATTATTTTCATGACAGCGCGAGAAGTGCTTTTGGTAATCAAAGCAAGAGGAGGTGTAGTTGTTCGACGGCGCGGATCGCATGTGCGAATCAAGGCGGGGAAATGTTTTGCTACTGTACCAGACCACGGTTCTCACGACATGCCGCCCGGAACGCTTCGTTCTATCGAGCGTCAGCTTGAGCCTTGCTTTGGTAAAGGATGGCTGCGAAGTTAAAAAGGAGAAAGCATCATGGCGAAATATTTAGTCAACTATGAACGGGATGAGACTGGTTGGTGGATCGCCAAACTTAAAGGCGTCCCTGGTGTAAACAGCGATGGACGTACCGTTGCCGAGGCCCGTCGGCGTGTACGTGAAGCACTATCCCTAGCGATCGGTGATGACCAAGCCAAGACGGCAGAGCTCGTCGATCATGTAAAGCTACCTACTCAGGCACAAAAGATCGTAGATCGAGCTACTGCCACTCGGGCGAAGCTTGATGAGATTCAGGCTGAGGCTCAGATAAGCACAGCCAAAGCTGTACGTGAACTTCGCAAACAACTTGGGCTTTCGACCCGAGACATCGCAGACCTTCTTTGCATTTCTCACCAACGTGTCCAGCAGCTTTCCCGCGTTCGGTACTCTAAAATGGCTTATATGAAATAGGCTAATCGCTGTTACAAATCGATGTTTGACATAGTGCTATGCAGCGGTAGAAATTTTTTTAATATGAGTATCCATTTCCTTTATGACTGCTTGAATTTCCATGACTTGTTCTTCATCGAAAAGTGGCTCGCTGCATTGAGTACAGACCCAAGTGCAGACGCGATCGAGTAATAAATGATATCCATTGCACCCCCACTCCACTTAA
The window above is part of the Deltaproteobacteria bacterium genome. Proteins encoded here:
- a CDS encoding type II toxin-antitoxin system HicB family antitoxin; this translates as MAKYLVNYERDETGWWIAKLKGVPGVNSDGRTVAEARRRVREALSLAIGDDQAKTAELVDHVKLPTQAQKIVDRATATRAKLDEIQAEAQISTAKAVRELRKQLGLSTRDIADLLCISHQRVQQLSRVRYSKMAYMK
- a CDS encoding type II toxin-antitoxin system HicA family toxin, giving the protein MTAREVLLVIKARGGVVVRRRGSHVRIKAGKCFATVPDHGSHDMPPGTLRSIERQLEPCFGKGWLRS